The segment AACGCGGTGGCCAGGACCAGCGTGAGCACGGCACCGAAGGTGTGCAGGTCTGTCGGCGCGACGTGGTAGAGCAGATGCTTGAGCAGGCGCGAACTCACGCCGGCGGCGACCAGCCCGATCAGTCCACCGACGGCCGCCACGGCAACGCCTTGGCGCAGGACCATCGTGAGAACCTGCTTCGGCTGGGCACCGAGCGCCAGGCGGATGCCGAGCTCGCGGGTGCGTTGGCCGACTTGATACGACAGCACGCCGTAGAGGCCGACCGTCGCCAGGATGATGCTGAGACTGGCGAACACGCCGAGCAGGCCGCCCGTCAGCCGCTGCGGGGCGATGGTCGCGTCGAACCGGGCGTCCATCGTCGCGAGCGAGTAAATGGGAATGTCCGGCGCGAGCGTGCGCATCGTCTGGCGAATCTCGCTCAGGAGCGGAGCGGTGTCGCCGGAACCGCGCACGACGAACGACATTCGCCAGGGGGCGCCGCGCTGCCCGTAAGGAATGTAAGCCTGCACGTCGGTCGAGCTTCCGAGCCCGCGGTTTTCCACATGCTCGACGAGGCCGACCACTTCGACCCACGGTCGGCCGTCGCCCGACGTGCCGAACTTGATCCGGCGGCCAATGGGATCCTGTCCCGGAAAATGCAGGGCGGCGAGACGAGTGTCGATCACCGCGACCTTCGGGGCCGCCATCGTGTTATCGCGGTCGGAAAATCCGCGGCCGCGCAGAATGGGCATGCCTACGGCGGAGAAGTAGCCCGGGGTGACGCTGAAGCTCGCGCCCTGCGGTTGCTGGTTCGGTGGAGGAGGCGGCAGGCCTTCGACACTGAGGGGCCGAACGAAGTAGTCGCCGCCGAGCGGCATTTCGGAGATGACGCCGACCTGGGTGACGCCGGGCAGCACGGAAAGTCGGGCGACGGCGCGTTCAAGCATCGCGGCCCGCGGCGCATCCTCGAGGGGCGGGGCCCAGACGAACGAGACCACGCGCACCGGAGTGAAGCCCAGGTTGGCGTGGTAGAGGCGGTAGAGCGACCGGACCATCAGCCCGGTGCCGACCAGGAGCAGGCAGGTGATGGCGATCTGCGCGGTGACCAGACCGAAGAGCCAGCGGTGGCCGGACGGGCGCTGTTGCGCCGCCCAGGCGAGGCTAGCGGCGGAGCGGGGACGACCGCGGAGTTGGTGCCACACCGCGGCGAGGCTGGAGAGCAACACCGCGAGCACACCCGCGGCGAGGGCGAAGCCGAGCGCGCGTCGGTCGAGCGCCAGCGAATCGAGGCGCGGGAGCCCGGCGGGCAGCCAGGTGCGCACGGCATCGATGGACCAGGCGGCGACGACTGCGCCCGCGGCGGCGCCGACGAGCCCCAGCAGCGAGGATTCGGCAAGGAGCAGTGCGATGAGCCGGCCGCGGCCGGCGCCGAGGGAACTACGGATCGCGAATTCCCTTTGCCGGCCGAGCGCGCGGGCCAGCTGCAAGCTGGCAAGGTTGGCACACGCGATCAGCAGCACGCCGCTCGCCGCGCCGAGGAGGAGCCACAACATCGCCCGAGCGCTGCCGAGCAGAGAATCGTGCAACGACGTGAGCACGATCCCGCGGTCCTTCAGCGCCGGATGGGTGGCGGCGAGTTGCTGCGCAATGGTAGTCATGTCGTGGCGGGCCGTCTCAAGCGTTACCCCCGGCTTCAGCCGGCCGAGGACGACGAAGGGTCCCGGCGGGCGATTGGGCTGGCCGACGAGGTCCCAGACGAAAGGCGCCACGGGCACCCAGAACTCGCATTCGACGACGGGCTGGATGACGCCGCGCGGCAGGACGCCGATGATTGTGTAGGACTGGTCGCGGATGCTTAGCTTGCCGCCGATGGCGGAATCCTCGCCGCCGAACATCCGGCGCCAGAGCGGCTCGCTCAGCACGACGGTGCGTTCGGCTTTCGGCTGATCATCCTCGGCGGTGAACAGCCGGCCGCGGAGGGGAGCAACGCCGAGGGCTTGAAGATAGTCGAAGGTGATTTGTGCGCCGGTCAGGTGTTCGGCGTCACCTGGGCCACGCACGGCTTCGCTCCAGACGTTGGCGGCGCCGAGCGCGGTGAAGGAATGCTGGGCCTCGCGCCAGGCGACGAAGTTCTCGTAGTTCACCGCCGGATGGACGGTTTCGCCGGAGCGTTCGACGAGGCTGACCAGTCGGTCGGCCTTGGGGAAGATCAGCGGCTGGAGTAGCACGTGATCGACCACGGAAAAGAGCGTGGTGTTGATCCCGATGCCAAGCGCGAGGATGACGAGGGAGACCGCGGTGTAGCCCGGCGATTTCAGCAGCTGGCGGAAGGCGTAGCGGAGGTCAGCGTACATGCGAGTTTAAGCTAAAAGTTTAAGTGGAAGAGAGGAGCGGCGAAGCGGAGGACTTGAACTTCGACTTTCCGCTTCAACACGCCGGAGGCGCTATTCGGCGCGGAGTGCTTCGACGGGATTGACGCGCGTGGCGCGGCGCGCGGGGAGCCACGACGCCAGCAGCGCGACGACGAGCAGGACCAGGCTGACCGCGAGCAGCACGGTGAAATCAGTCTGCGACGTGGCGTAAAGCTGGCTCGCGATCAATTGCGCGGCACCGAAGCTCGCGGCGATGCCGATCATGAGCCCCAACAGAACGAGCTTTAGTCCGTCGTGCAGGACCAGTGACAACACGCGGTGCGTGGCGGCGCCGAGCGCGATTCGAATCCCGAGCTCACGCGTGCGCTGAGAAACGGAATACGACATGACGCCGTAAATCCCGATGCAGGCGAGCACGAGCGCCACCGCGGCGAAGATTACGAGCAGGCCCATGACCGTGCGGCGGCCCTGCAGCGATCGCTCCACGGCCAGATCAAGTGTCGTCAGGTTCGCGATGGGGATCTGCGGATCGACCTGACGTACGGCGCCGCGGAGCTCGTCAGCGAGCGTGAGCGGCGAGACTTGCGTCCGCACGGCGAACATCGTGTGCCAGGGGAAATGCACCGGCGGCACGTAGAGGTGGGGGAACGGATTCAGGTCGAGCCGGAGCTGGCGTACGCTGCCGACGACGCCGACGATCTCCCACGCGGCGTCCTTGAAATGGATCAACTGGCCCAGTGGGTCGGCCTCGCCGAAGAGCTGGCGGGCGAGCGTGTCGTTGATGATCATCACGCGCGGCGCCTCTGCGCGGTTGTCGGCTTCGGAGAAGAACCGGCCGCGCAGCAGCGGAATGCCGAAGGTCTGGAAATACTCGCCGTCGGCCGAATCGAAGCCGGCGCGCAGATCGTCGCGCGTGTTGGGTTGGTCTTCGCGGCTGACGACGTCGCCGAACCCCGTGCGGCCGTTCATCGGCGTGGAGGAGGCCATGCCCGCGAACGAAACGCCGGGAATCTGCCGCAGGTTACGGAGCACGTCGGCGATGAAGCGCGTGCGATGCGCGATGGTCGGCGCCTTGCTCGCGGGCTGGGTCAGGTTGAAGAAGGCAACGTTGTCGCGGTTGAAACCCGTGTCGGCGTTGAGCGCCTGCATGAAGCTGCGGAGGAGGAGCCCAGCGCAGACCAGGAGAACGACCGTGAGCGCGGTTTCGGAGATGACGAGGGCGCCCTGCAGCCGCTTGCGCGAACCGCTGCTCGTGCCGCGCGTGCCCTCCTTCAGCGCGCCCTGGACGTTGGGACGAGCCGCGCTCAACGCGGGGAAAAGTCCGAACAGCAGACCGGTGAGGGCCGCGGCGCCAACGGTAAAGCCGAGCACGGTCAGATCGATTTGGACGTTCACGCCGGGGATCGTGTTGAGCGCGGTGTAGCGCAGCAGCGGGTTGATGGACCACAGGCCCACGAAGATGCCGGCGATTCCACCGAGCAAAGCGATCAACAGGCTTTCGGTCAGGAACTGCCGGACGATTCGCGCGGTGCTGGCGCCCATCGCGACGCGGACGGCGATTTCGCCCTGACGCGACGTCGCGCGGACGAGGAGCAGATTCGCGACGTTGGCGCAGGCGATCAAGAGCACGGCGCCGACCGCAGCGAGCAGCGTGACGAGAAACGGCCGGGTGTTGCCGTAGATCGATTCATGCAGCGAGCGGACGGCTACCGTCCAGTTCTGCCGGAAACTCGGATACTCGGAGAGGATGGCCTTACGCGCGGTCGCAAGCTCGGCGGTCGCCTGCTCGGCCGTGGCGCCGGGTTTGAGCCGGCCGATGACGTTGCAGCCGTAGTTGTAGTTGCGCAGAGTCTTGTATTCGTCGGTCCGGATCGTTGCCGGCGAGAGAAAGTTGACGGTGTTGGTGAGCAGCGCGCCGGGCGGGAGCACGCCGATGATCGTGTAATTCTGTCCGTCCATCTGCACGGTGCGGTCGAGGATCGCCGGGTTGCCGCGAAAGTAGGACTGCCAGAATTCGTGGCTGAGGATGACGACGTAGCGATTGCCGCCGGGGGCATCGTCGGCTTCGACGAAACCGCGGCCGAGCAGCGGTTTCACACCCAGGGCGTCCAGGTAGTGCGCGGAGACCTCGCCGCCACTGACGCGGATGGGGTCGGCATCCGCGGTGAGGTTGCGGTCGATGTTGTGGAACGCCGCGATGAAATCGATCTGAGTAGTCTGGCTCTGCCAATCGAGGAACACGCCGCCGTCGGAGCCACCGATAGCGCCGTTGCCGCGGTTTTCGGCGATCTGCACGAGCCGGTCCGGATCCGGATACGGCAGCGGCTGGAGGAGGACGGCGTTGACGACGCTGAAGATCGCGGTGTTGGCGCCGATCCCGAGCGCGAGCGTGAGCACGGCGATCGCGGTGAAGCCGGGAGATTTCAGCAGTTGGCGAAGAGCGAAGCGGAGATCAGCGCACATGGGAGTTTAAGCTCGAAGTTTAGGTGGAAGAGAGGGGCGGCGAAGCGGAGGACTTGAACTTTGACTTTCCACTTCAACACGCCGTAGGCGCTACTCGGCGCGGAGCGCATCGATGGGGTTCACGCGGAGGGCCTTCCGCGCCGGCAGCCAGCAGGCGGCGAGCGCGATGACGCCCAGCAGCAGCGTGACGGCGGCGATGGCGAGCGGGTCATTAGAGACCAACTCTGGCGTGGCCATGGCAAGCAGCCGGCCGAGTGCGAACGCGCCGGCCAAACCGATCAGCGTGCCGACGAGGGTGAGCGTGAGACCGGCGCGGAGAATCAGCCAGACGACGTCGCTACTCTGCGCGCCGAGCGCCACGCGCACGCCGATCTCCGGCGTGCGTTGAACGACGAGGCGGGCGATCACGCCATAGAGCCCGAGAGCGGCGAGGAAGACGCCGAGCAGGGCGAAGGCGACAAGGATGGTATTCACCATGTGGAGCCCCCCGGTGCCCAGCTCGATGAGCTGGTCGACCGTGCCGAGCTGCTGGATCGCGAGGGTTGAATCCAGCTCGAGCACCGTGCGGCGCAGCGGTTCGGCCAGCGGTGCAGGATCGCGGGTGCGAACAGCGACCGTGACGAAATTCCACGTCTCCTGGGCCAGCGGGCGGAAGACCTGGTAGCGGGTGGCCGGGGCGGTGACGCTGAACGCGAAGCGCAGGTCCGGCATCACGCCGACGATCTCCATCCAGCCGCGGTTCTTCGGGTCGAGCCCGCCGATCCGGCGTCCGATGGGATCTTCGTTCGGAAACAAGGCGCGCGCCATAGATTCGCTGATGATCGCCACGGGCGGGGCGGAGGCATCGTCGGCGGCCGTGAAGTTCCGGCCGGCGAGCAGCTTGATCTGGAGCGTGGGCACGAAGGACGGCGTGACCCCGTTGACGTTCGCGACGGGCTCGCGTCCCGCCGCGGGCGGCTCGCGTCCCTCGACGAGGTAGTTCCGGCTGGTGAGAAACTGGAATACGGGCAGCGTCCAGCCGACCGCGACGTCGTCGACCCCGGGCAATGCGGCGACGCGTTCCTGCAGCCGCGTGTAGAACGAGAGGGTTTCGGCGCCGGTGGGATAGCGGGCCTCCGGCAGGTTGAGGACCACCTGCAGCACGCCGTCGTGATTCCAGCCGAGATCGCGGACAAGCATGCGGTTCATCCCGCGGATGAACAGGCCGGCACCGGCGAGCAGCACCAGCGCCAGGCTGAACTGTGCGACGATGAGGGCGTGGCGCATCCGGTTCTGGGCGCGGCCGCCGGTGTTGCCGCGCGTGCCAGTCTTGAGGGTGTCATTCACGCGGACTCGGGCCATCAGCCATGCGGGCACGAGCCCGAAACCGATGCCGGTGAGCAGCGAAACGGCGAGGGCGAAGCTCAGGACGCGCCAGTCGAGCTCGAGGGTGAACGCGACGAAGCCGTTGGCGGAAAGCCGACTGGAGATCCACTCGTTGGACCAGGCGGCGACGAGCACGCCGCAGCCGCCGCCGGCGACGGACAGCAGCACGCTTTCACACAGCAGCGGCAGCAGGAGCCGGCGACGGGAAGCACCGAGCGCCGCACGGATCGCAAACTCGTGCGCGCGGGCAATCGCGCGTGAGAGTTGGAGGTTCGCGAGATTGGAGCACGCGATCACGAGGACGAAGCCGGCGAGCCCGAGAAGGAGCAGCGAAATGCCGAGCGTGGCGGGATTGCTCACGGTGGATTGCAGCGGCACGGCACGCAGACCGTCCTCGCTTTGCGTGCTCGGGCGCAGGGGCGCGAGCCGCACCGCCAGCGCAGCGAACCGGGCGTTCAGCTGTTCGAGCGACAAGCCGATGCGGTAGCGACCAAGGATCTGCACCCGCGTATCTTCGCGGTCCACGCGCTCCTTGTCGGAAAAGGCATAGGGCCGGAATGCCTGGGCCGGTCCCCACAGGAAAACCGAGGCAAAGCGCGCGGGCATGACGCCGACGATCGTGCAGGGCTCGCCGTCGATGCGCACCGTCCGGCCGATCACGGCCGGGTCGCCGCCGAACTGGGCCTGCCACGTCGCGTGACTCAGCATGACCGCGCGGTTGCCAGGATGGTCCTCGTCGGCGGTGAAATATCGGCCGAGTTCAGGTTGCAGACCGAGCGCCGGGAAGAAGCTGGCGGTGACGCGCAGGGCAATGAGGTTGACCGACGGCCGATCAGGCTGCTCGAGGGTCATGCCCCAGGCTTGGTAGGCAGCGAGCGTGGCGAAATCCGCCGCTTCGCGTTCCAACTCGAGGTAGTCGGGGACGGTGTGATTGGCGGTCTGCGACTGAGGCGTCGTACGGTAGATCCGGACGAGGTGTGGCTTGTCGGGAAACGGCAGCGGCTGCAGCAACAGCGTATCCAGCAGACTGAACATCGAGGTGTTCAGCCCGATGCCGAGCGCGAGCGTGAGGACCGAGACGATCGTGAAGCCGGGCGACTTGAGCAGCTGACGGAACGCGAATTTCAGATCGGCGATCATGGAGCCGGAAGGAGCAAGGTTTAAGGTGTAAGGTCTAAGGTGGCAGGAGGGGCGGAGAGGTGCGGGGCGATCGGAGCTTTACACGTTGCACTTAACACAGCGCCGAAGGCGCTCATTCTGCGCGAAGCGCCTCGACCGGGTTCACGCGCAGGGCGCGGCGGGCAGGGCCAATGCAGGCGGCCAGCAGCACGCCGCCGACGAGACCGGCGCCGGAGAGCAGCACGAGCGGATCGAGCGGGTCGGCGCCGTAGACGAGCGATCGAAGCGCCAGCGAGCACGCGGCCGAGAGCGCGATTCCGGGCACCAGGCCGCCGAGCAGCCACGCGCTGGCCTGCCGGCCGACCAGCCCGAGGATCTGGCGCGGTTGCGCACCGATGACGATCCGCACGCCGATCTCGCGCGTGCGTTCCGCGATCACACACGACAACGTGCCGTAGATGCCGACCGCGGCGAGCAGGAGGGCCATGGCCGTGAACGCGTTGATCAGGCCCGCCGACAGCCGGCGCCGGCTGCCGGCCTGATGCAGCACCTCGCCCATGGTGCGAACGTTCGACAGCGCCAGATCCCCATCCGTGAGCGCGAGCTCATGCCGGATCAGCGCCGCGACGGCGCGGGCTTCGCCTGACGTGCGCACCACGAGGTAGGCACTTTCCTCCGGCAACGCCTCCTCCGGCGTGCCCGCCAACGAGCACGCATAGTAGAGCTCGGGCCGCGGACTGGTTTCAGCACCCCACTGACGCACGTCTTCGACCACGCCGACAACGTGGAACTGAAACGGTGAGCGGGCGCTGTTGATCCGAATGCGGTGGCCCAAGGGATCGGTATCGGGCCAGCACTGACGGGCCATCGTCTGGTTGATCACGACCGGGATGTCCGGTCCGTCCCATCGCGTGAAATCCGCCGGCTGCCCGCGCAGCCAGCCGAGGCCCATCGCTCGGAAATAGCCGGGCGAGACACCGGTGTTTTCCACGAGCGGACGCCGGACCTTGGGGTCGAACTTCTGCTCGTCGATCAGCACGTCGAAGTTGCTGCCGCCTTCCAGCGGCAGCTTGGAGGTCAGCGCGGCCTGCTCCACGCCGGGCAGCACCCGCACCCGCTCAATGAGGGTGTTCCAGAAGCGGACGCGCGCGGCGACGGCGCGGTAGCGCTCGCCCTGCGGGGCGACTTCCGCGGTGAGCACGCGATCGGTGTCCAGCGCGCGATTGGTCTCGAACACCTTCAGATAACTCGCGGTGAACAGGATTGCGGCATAGGCCAGCACGACGGCCACGGCGGCCTGGGCCATCACGAGGTTGCGCAGGAACCGCCGGCGCAGGCGCGAGCCTGTCTGGGTGCGTCCCGCATCGTTCAGCGTGACGGCGACCGAGCCGTGCGCGGCGGTCAGCGCCGGCACCGCGCCGGCGATCAGCGCGGCGACGAAGCCGGTGGCGGTGGCGAAGGCCAGCACGCGGCCATCGAGCGCGATGGCGGCGCGGCGCGCCTCGATCACGAGTGAGGACGGGATCAGCTGGCGCACGGCATCGGTGCCCCACGCGGCGAGCAGCACGCCGACCGCGCAGCCGAGAAGCCCGAGCAGGAGCGCTTCGGTCAGCAGTTGGCGCACCAGGGCGGGACGCGATGCACCGATGGCCAGCCGGATCGCAAACTCGCCCTGCCGCCGGGTGCCGCGGGCGAGCAGGAGCCCGGCGACGTTGGCGCAGCCGACCAGCAGCAGCAGCGCCACGGCTCCGCCGAGCGGTTTCATCCCCGACGCCGTGTCGCGCGTGATTTCCTGGCGGAGCGAACGCACGAGCATTGGCTTGTGCGTGTTCGTGTCGGGAAACTGGGCGGCGAGTTGCGCGCCGATCGCCTTGACGTCGGCATCGGCGGTCGCGAGCGGGACGTCCGGTTTCAGCCGTGCGACGCCGAGCAGCCAGTGATTTCCACGCTGCTCCAGGTCGTTTGGCTCACCGTGCAGCGGGAGCCACGCCTGA is part of the Opitutus terrae PB90-1 genome and harbors:
- a CDS encoding ABC transporter permease, whose protein sequence is MYADLRYAFRQLLKSPGYTAVSLVILALGIGINTTLFSVVDHVLLQPLIFPKADRLVSLVERSGETVHPAVNYENFVAWREAQHSFTALGAANVWSEAVRGPGDAEHLTGAQITFDYLQALGVAPLRGRLFTAEDDQPKAERTVVLSEPLWRRMFGGEDSAIGGKLSIRDQSYTIIGVLPRGVIQPVVECEFWVPVAPFVWDLVGQPNRPPGPFVVLGRLKPGVTLETARHDMTTIAQQLAATHPALKDRGIVLTSLHDSLLGSARAMLWLLLGAASGVLLIACANLASLQLARALGRQREFAIRSSLGAGRGRLIALLLAESSLLGLVGAAAGAVVAAWSIDAVRTWLPAGLPRLDSLALDRRALGFALAAGVLAVLLSSLAAVWHQLRGRPRSAASLAWAAQQRPSGHRWLFGLVTAQIAITCLLLVGTGLMVRSLYRLYHANLGFTPVRVVSFVWAPPLEDAPRAAMLERAVARLSVLPGVTQVGVISEMPLGGDYFVRPLSVEGLPPPPPNQQPQGASFSVTPGYFSAVGMPILRGRGFSDRDNTMAAPKVAVIDTRLAALHFPGQDPIGRRIKFGTSGDGRPWVEVVGLVEHVENRGLGSSTDVQAYIPYGQRGAPWRMSFVVRGSGDTAPLLSEIRQTMRTLAPDIPIYSLATMDARFDATIAPQRLTGGLLGVFASLSIILATVGLYGVLSYQVGQRTRELGIRLALGAQPKQVLTMVLRQGVAVAAVGGLIGLVAAGVSSRLLKHLLYHVAPTDLHTFGAVLTLVLATALLACWLPARRATRVNPVDALRAE
- a CDS encoding ABC transporter permease → MNHLRFASRQLLKSPGFTATAVLSLALGIGAATTLFSVLQALVLDPFPYPRSGEIVYVRSNGGQPLSFPDFRDLRERNRSFVDFGVYRPARINLGAQEAESLAAIQCTAGVLRALGSRPALGRWLDEADDQPGAAPVAVISHGLWLRAFGGDASIVGRTARLDGRPTEIVGVMPADFEFSSPSYAGQDYQAWLPLHGEPNDLEQRGNHWLLGVARLKPDVPLATADADVKAIGAQLAAQFPDTNTHKPMLVRSLRQEITRDTASGMKPLGGAVALLLLVGCANVAGLLLARGTRRQGEFAIRLAIGASRPALVRQLLTEALLLGLLGCAVGVLLAAWGTDAVRQLIPSSLVIEARRAAIALDGRVLAFATATGFVAALIAGAVPALTAAHGSVAVTLNDAGRTQTGSRLRRRFLRNLVMAQAAVAVVLAYAAILFTASYLKVFETNRALDTDRVLTAEVAPQGERYRAVAARVRFWNTLIERVRVLPGVEQAALTSKLPLEGGSNFDVLIDEQKFDPKVRRPLVENTGVSPGYFRAMGLGWLRGQPADFTRWDGPDIPVVINQTMARQCWPDTDPLGHRIRINSARSPFQFHVVGVVEDVRQWGAETSPRPELYYACSLAGTPEEALPEESAYLVVRTSGEARAVAALIRHELALTDGDLALSNVRTMGEVLHQAGSRRRLSAGLINAFTAMALLLAAVGIYGTLSCVIAERTREIGVRIVIGAQPRQILGLVGRQASAWLLGGLVPGIALSAACSLALRSLVYGADPLDPLVLLSGAGLVGGVLLAACIGPARRALRVNPVEALRAE
- a CDS encoding ABC transporter permease yields the protein MCADLRFALRQLLKSPGFTAIAVLTLALGIGANTAIFSVVNAVLLQPLPYPDPDRLVQIAENRGNGAIGGSDGGVFLDWQSQTTQIDFIAAFHNIDRNLTADADPIRVSGGEVSAHYLDALGVKPLLGRGFVEADDAPGGNRYVVILSHEFWQSYFRGNPAILDRTVQMDGQNYTIIGVLPPGALLTNTVNFLSPATIRTDEYKTLRNYNYGCNVIGRLKPGATAEQATAELATARKAILSEYPSFRQNWTVAVRSLHESIYGNTRPFLVTLLAAVGAVLLIACANVANLLLVRATSRQGEIAVRVAMGASTARIVRQFLTESLLIALLGGIAGIFVGLWSINPLLRYTALNTIPGVNVQIDLTVLGFTVGAAALTGLLFGLFPALSAARPNVQGALKEGTRGTSSGSRKRLQGALVISETALTVVLLVCAGLLLRSFMQALNADTGFNRDNVAFFNLTQPASKAPTIAHRTRFIADVLRNLRQIPGVSFAGMASSTPMNGRTGFGDVVSREDQPNTRDDLRAGFDSADGEYFQTFGIPLLRGRFFSEADNRAEAPRVMIINDTLARQLFGEADPLGQLIHFKDAAWEIVGVVGSVRQLRLDLNPFPHLYVPPVHFPWHTMFAVRTQVSPLTLADELRGAVRQVDPQIPIANLTTLDLAVERSLQGRRTVMGLLVIFAAVALVLACIGIYGVMSYSVSQRTRELGIRIALGAATHRVLSLVLHDGLKLVLLGLMIGIAASFGAAQLIASQLYATSQTDFTVLLAVSLVLLVVALLASWLPARRATRVNPVEALRAE
- a CDS encoding ABC transporter permease; translated protein: MIADLKFAFRQLLKSPGFTIVSVLTLALGIGLNTSMFSLLDTLLLQPLPFPDKPHLVRIYRTTPQSQTANHTVPDYLELEREAADFATLAAYQAWGMTLEQPDRPSVNLIALRVTASFFPALGLQPELGRYFTADEDHPGNRAVMLSHATWQAQFGGDPAVIGRTVRIDGEPCTIVGVMPARFASVFLWGPAQAFRPYAFSDKERVDREDTRVQILGRYRIGLSLEQLNARFAALAVRLAPLRPSTQSEDGLRAVPLQSTVSNPATLGISLLLLGLAGFVLVIACSNLANLQLSRAIARAHEFAIRAALGASRRRLLLPLLCESVLLSVAGGGCGVLVAAWSNEWISSRLSANGFVAFTLELDWRVLSFALAVSLLTGIGFGLVPAWLMARVRVNDTLKTGTRGNTGGRAQNRMRHALIVAQFSLALVLLAGAGLFIRGMNRMLVRDLGWNHDGVLQVVLNLPEARYPTGAETLSFYTRLQERVAALPGVDDVAVGWTLPVFQFLTSRNYLVEGREPPAAGREPVANVNGVTPSFVPTLQIKLLAGRNFTAADDASAPPVAIISESMARALFPNEDPIGRRIGGLDPKNRGWMEIVGVMPDLRFAFSVTAPATRYQVFRPLAQETWNFVTVAVRTRDPAPLAEPLRRTVLELDSTLAIQQLGTVDQLIELGTGGLHMVNTILVAFALLGVFLAALGLYGVIARLVVQRTPEIGVRVALGAQSSDVVWLILRAGLTLTLVGTLIGLAGAFALGRLLAMATPELVSNDPLAIAAVTLLLGVIALAACWLPARKALRVNPIDALRAE